The window CCCTCGATGAACTTATTAATTCCACGCCCCTGAATGCCTTACCGAAAAGTCAACATAAACAGCCTTGCACCAATAAAAAAAGACACTTCCTACAGAAAGTTCTTTTTATTGGCCGATATTCACTTTCTGAAGAGAAAACAATGACCTGAATCAGAAACCATCGACTACGATCAGCATTCACTTCGCACCCGTTAGTTACGGCAAGAGACTCAACCATGGAAAAACCAGTAGTTCTGCACGCCGCTGGCCAGGTCGATATCGCTTTGGAAAGCGCCCACCAGTACGCCTATTTCCAGCTACTGGAATTGCTGTATCACGTACACGACGACGATCTGGAACAACGCCCACTTGCTCGAGAGACGAGACGCCGATTACGGCTGGAAGTGTCCCCCAGCCTGTCTTTCCCTGTTGCCGACGTGTTGCGCGCCGATCGCTTGAAGGACGACCGCTACCGCATCCAGGCAAGTTTTCTGGGCCTGCATGGCACAGACTCGCCACTGCCCACTTACTACCTTGACGAGATCGCCTACGAAAACGCACACGGCATCGGTTTACGCCCGGCTTTCCTCAATTTCTTCAACCATCGCCTTCATACCCTGCTCCATCAAGGATGGCGCAAGTACCGCTACTACGTACGCTTCCAAGCGGACGCGAAGGACGGTTTCTCCCGCTATGTCTTCGCCCTGATCGGCCTGGACGACTCAGCACTACGCGGCGCTACGCCGCTACCCTGGAGCCGCTTGCTCAGTTTCGTGGGAATGATCGCCAGCCGCAGCCGCTCCCCCGGCATGGTAGCCGGCATGATCGCGCATTGCTTCGACCTCCAGCAGGTTGCCATCCGCGAATTCGAAAAGCGCACCGTCTCGATTCCCACTTCCCAACGCAACTGCCTGGGGGCCAGAAACTACCAACTCGGCAACAACTTCCTGGTTGGCGACAGCATCGAGTCACGCAGCAGCAAGTTCACCATTGTGATCGCAGGCCTGAATCAGCAGCAGTTCCGCGAATTCCTGCCCAGCGGTGACAACTACCAGAGGCTGGCGCGGCTGGTGGAATTCCTGCTCCGTGATGTCGGGGCCTATGACCTGGAGTTACGCATGTGTGCCAAGCAAGCCCCACCCTTCAGCCTACGGGCCGAGCATGGCACCCACCTCGGTTGGACAAGCTTCATCGCCAACCGCAATGACCCCACGCCTCCCCCTGTTCGCATCACGGTACGCACATGAGTACAAATGTTCTCTCCCCCAGCGTCACGCTCACCGTCCTCAACCCGGAAAAACTCTTGCACGGCAGCGAACCGCGGCATCGCTTCGATCGGGCTGGCGGCTCCATCGGCAGTCAAGGTGCTTGGCGCCTGCATGATCGGGGCGTTCGCATCCTGCCGGTGCACTGCGAAATCGGCTGGCATGAAGGCCATTTCTGCATCATTGACCACAGCGGCAAGAGTTTCATGAATGGCAGTGACACCCAGTTGCTTTCGGGTACGCCTGTCCGCCTCAGGCACAACGACAGACTGCAGATGGGTGACTATCAGATTGCCATACACCTGAAGGGGTTGTTTGCGCCCGTGGTGTGAACCTTGTAGCGCGCCGTATCGCCGGCAATCATGAAACCGAGATCGATACTGGTGGATGTACGGGCATTCAGCCCACCGCGGCTGAGCAGGCGGTAGAGCGACCAGGGGCCGTGATAGCCCAGGCTGACAGTGGTACCCGCAACCTGCACCAGGGTGACACGGCTATGCCCACTCTCCCCGGCAGGGCCCGGCCAGGTCATGCCGATCGGCTCCTTGCCCCGGTCCGCAAACGCATGCAGCTGCCCATCCAGGTCGAAGACGCTGCCGCGCAAGCCACCGCTGATCGCCAGAGGCTCCAGGCCAAAGCTCACGTTCAGCTCCCCGCGATTGTCGAAAAACGCGTTGCGTATGGCTTCAGCCTGCTTGAGCTGCACCATGACTTCGGGGCGGACCAGGTAACCTTCATCCGCACGGGAGTACAGCGCATCGAGGTTGTCTTCGAGAAACACCGCAAGGTACTGGTCCTGGAAGCGCTTGAGCTGGCCTTGCGGGCCAAAGAAGGCTTCAAAATCCTTGAGCGACACATCCGGCCCGGCCGGGTCGATGGGATAGCGTGAGGCCAGTCGTTCCTGGTAGACGCTGTAAACCTCGGCATCCCAACGCTGCTCCAGCTCCCGCAACGCCATGACCATCAGCACCTGCGAAGTCTGCTCCGCCAGCTGGCGAACATGCCGATTGAGGGGTTCCGGCAGGCCCGTGGCAATGCGCTGAAGGTTGCGAATGGGGTCGGGCGCCGTTTCCGAAAAACGGCTCAACACTAGCGCCAGGGCGGCCTTGCCCCGGTCAGGGCTGTCCTGCACCGCCTTCAGGTAGTCGTGTACAGCGCTGATCGCCTGGAGTGTTTCGTCATGGTAGGACGGTTTGTCACCCCGCACGTCGAGCATCCCCGAAAGCCCCGCGAAAGACCGATAGATGCCCATGGCCTGCATGCGAACCTGCGGATCGGCTTTCGAATCCTTCTCGCTGTCCGCGGCCTGCGGATAGATCAGCGTATTGCTGCGCACGGTTTCCAGCAGCCGGCGTATCGGCGCTGCCGGGCCGCTGACTTGTTCCAGAACACCCAAGGCATGCGCAAGATCGCTGAATTCGGCAACCGAAAACTGGTTCAGCACACGCCGCCAACTGTCGATGTAGTCGGCGCTGTACAGGGCTCGCAGACGCTCCGCCAGGGCCTGGCGGTCCATGTCGGAGTAGTCGAGGCTACGCCGCTCCCCTAGCACCCACTGATCGACCAGGGCGAGGTCGGCCACGTTCTGGCTATGCTGGTCGAAATAGTCGCGAAAGCCCGTCGCCGTCAGTAAAGGTGGCAGGGACAAATTGCCGTCGACGGCCGCCTGGTGATCGCGCTCGGCCAGTGGCCTGTAGACGATATCGAACGCTGGGCCGATCTCGTTGCGCAAATCCAGCTCACCGTGCAATTGCTCCCGAGCCTGCTGCCTCAAGCCGATGTAGACACGCTCGGCCAGCGGCAACTTGCGCAACTGCTGCTGCGCTTGGGCAACGACCTTCCGATACTCCGGCAGCTCGACATCTGCGTAGGCCAAAGCGTACCTGAGGTGGCGCATCAGCGCGGCCTGCAGCTGGCCCTGGCCCGGATACGCTCTTTGCCACTCGCGAGCCATCCATTGCTCGACCATCTCCGCCCGACGATTACCGCGATCCTCGATCATGCGATACACGCGCAATGCCGCCAACTGCTCGTCGCTACCGGGGGCGGCTTGCTTGACAGACGCTGCCACGCCGCCCGCAATCACCGGTAGAAAGCGCTGGGCCAGGGCATTCAGGTACGCCTGGTCCACTTGCGGGCCAATGGCTTTGCCCTGGTACAGCCCCATATCCGTGAACACGCTCCAACCAGAGCGATAATCGCCGTACAGGCTCACGGCATCACGGATCTCATTCAAGGGCAGCAGCAGGCTGCGCCCGGTCAAATCATCCTTGGCGTCCGTGCTGGTGTCGCTGAACGCAAGGCTTTTCTCCAGCACCTGCTCCGCCTTGTCGCGGTTGACGCTGTAGAAGTACGCCCAACCACCGGCCATGGCCAACCCGCACACACTCGCCGCCACGGCGCCGCCCTTCAACAGGCGGCCCTTGCGCCGGGCGACCTTGCGGTTGTCGCCCGCCAGGCCGGCCTCGGGGTAGACCACGCGTTGCAACAGCCGCTGCGCGAAATACACCACGGAGGTGCCTTGCGGCTTGGTCGACAAAGCCGGGGTAGCGAAGGCAAAGGCGCGGGCAGAAGCATCCGCAAGCAGGTTGCGCACTTCGCCTCGCTGGTAGACCGAGGAAAAGTACAGGCCACGCACCAGGGGTGGGGTGCTGTAGCGGTCACTGACCAGTACATCACCAAGGAAATTCAGCAACATCTCCTGCGCCCCGCTCAGCTCCCGAAGCAGCGAGCAGGCGCTCTTGCCCGTGGTGCCAGGCGCGCCCACGGTAGCGCTCATCAGTTGCCTGGCGAGGCGCCCCAGGAAGCCCTGATAGGCTCCCTCCAGCTCCTGCAGCCAGGCATCGAAGTCCTTTACCGAACCCAGCGTGAAGGTAAAGCCCTGCACCTCTTCCCGCTCACGGGCCGGGAGCGCGGCGAACAGTTCCTCGAAACCGTCCAGCAAGTCGAACTTGCTCATCACCACGTACAGCGGCAAGCGCGTACCCAACTCACCGCCCAGCTCCGTCAAGCGCGCGCGCAGCATCAATGCCAGGTCACGTCGCGCCTTCGCCGATCGCCCGAACAGGTTGACCATATCCACCAGCAAGACCACGCCATTGAGTGGCCGTCGGCTGCGGTTCTGGGCAAGCCAGCCAATCATGTGCCGCCACAGGCGTCGCTCGACGCCCGCCGGCAGGCCTGTGGGCTCGGCCAGCTCTCTCCCTTTCAGTGCCGCCTCCTGCACAACTGGCAGGGTGTTGTTTTCGCCCCCCTCCTCCTTGATGGGCTTGACCACATACGCCGGGCGCTCAGGCTGGCTGATGAACTCGCCCGGCGGATCGATCAGCACCGCGTCGTCACCTACCCACCAGTCGATGCCAAAAGCCAGGTCCGGATCCGTACTGGCCCGCTGGGTGGCGCCATCGGTGCGGGCGAGTGCAAAACGCTGATCCGAACGGCTGACGAAACTCGACTTGCCCGCATTCTGTTCGCCAAGGATGAGGTACCACGGCACATCGTAACGGTGCCCGCGGCCACCTTGGCTGTCGCGCAAGCGGGCCAGGCTGCTGTCGAGGGAGCGCTGCTGGGCCTGCAGGTACACCAGGCACGGGTCTTCCACTTCGCAGCGGGATGAAGAGTTGGGTTGTGGGTACACCTGGTATGTGTGGGAAGGCGACACGCTGGCATTCGAGTGCCGGGACCGGGAAGGCAAAGGCCACACCACTCACTATGTTTTCGAGCCCGGGACCTTTGTGCCGGTGGCACAGGCGGTGTCCAACCATGTCGTCGAGTTGTTGCGCCAGCCGGTGTATGTGTTCCCGTATGACATCGACAAGGATCCGGTGTGGCTGCATAAGCCGATGCCGAAAGCGTTTGATGCAATGGCTTGGTACCAGTGCGATCAGCTAGGGACGCCGATGGAGTTGACCGGTGAAGATGGGGAGATTGCCTGGAGCGGGAGGTACAAGGCCTGGGGTTTGGCGGAGGAGCAGCGGAGTGACGGGGCGAAGTGGGCGGAGATTCGTAATCCGCTACGCTTTCAGGGGCAGTATTGGGATGTTGAGACGGGGCTGCATTATAACCGGTATCGGTATTACGCACCTGAAATTGGTCGTTTTATTGTTAGAGATCCCATTAGTTTTATTGGCGGACTAAACACTTACGCATATGCCTCAAACCCTATCGAATGGATAGATCCGTTTGGCTTGGCAGGCAACAGAGCAAACAGACGCGCTGGAGCTATACTTCAAGAGATTGATAGTAAAGGAGGAGGACACGCTAATTCTCGACACGGCGCAGGAACTACATTGGCTCAACAAGAGCATCGAGCGCTCACAGGCATACCACCTGATTGCCCCTGTATCAAAAACCCAAAACCGACAGACTCGACACGTTTCTTGAGCAACATTGATCAACTGGATGCAATACAACGCGGCAACGCCAAGATGAATTCTACTGGAAGCAACAGCACCATGCTAAATATGAATCGCATTATTGGCGAGGGTTACCGTGCGGGTGGCGGTAATCGTGAAGAGACCTCAAGAGCCGTCATAGTTCGCAAAAACAACCAACTACTAACAGCGTACCCAAAACTCTAATGAAAATCGCAAACATAAACTACATTCACTATTTGTATTATCCACTAATCTCGATGACAGACGAGGAAATTAGCAACTTCGAAATAAATAACAAGAAAGACAGGACTAGACTCTTTCAACTAATGAGTACACTATTGAAAACATTTGGACCAAATGCCGCTAAAAATATTTCAGATTGCCTCGAGCACGTAATCTCTATGCGGAGCTACGAAGATTACTGGCGAGATCTAATACCGCACGAAATACCTTTAGATGAAGTAGACAACAAGGAGGAATACATAAACGAGCTATTTTTTGCGCTTTTCCAGCGCACACCATCATTCCAAAAAGGTAGAAGCATAACGATCTCGCAACAAATACCACCTCAAGGCTTGAATACGAACGAATAGAGGCCTATCACTCGTTCATATAAACAATCACTAGCAGTTTGAAATTGCGGTCGCCATCGATGCGGCGGGTGGACTGGTTTGGCGGTGGAGCAGCGGAGTGACGGGGCGAAGTGGGCGGAGATTCGTAATCCGCTACGCTTTCAAGGGCAGTATTTTGATATTGGGACCGCGCTGCACTATGGGTAGACCCTCTAGGCCTTTCCGCTGTATCCGACCTACCAAAAATGAAAGGGCACAGTGTAGTCAAAGCCGGTTCAAAACTAACTCAAGCTAGCTTCTTGAGGACGAAAGATAATGGCATTAATGAGACCTGGAGACACCTTGACGGCTCGGAAGTTAGAATCCATAAATATGAAAACAAATGTCCATGCGCTTATGAATCTGGAAATAACGCACACATTCACAAAGAAGATCTTGGGGGCAACCAACTTAATGACCATGGGTTCACCTCCCCAGACCCGAATCAGCCCTATTTCGGCATATGCAACCCAGCAGACCTACCAATTGTACGAGGAAGGCCACACGGATCATGAGCTACGAATACAAACTTGTTTTTGAAGAACCTAAAACATTGCAGAATTTATTTGACAAACTGTTAGAGAGCGGAGCATGCACCAAAAGAAGCGATTACGAGATTCATATAAAAGACCCTAAATTCAACTCGATTGGCAGCTATGATGCGAGACTCCAAAAATGCGACGACACACGTGCATGGTTAGAGATTTTGTTCCCCACCCCCTATTTATATGGCTTATTTTCAACATTTTTGTCCGATGCGAAATTTAGGTGCCTTGAGGATGGAGACGAAGACGATGAAGTCTCGTTGAAACAGGCCTTTCGCGTAAGAAACATCTGATGAATACGTAGAGCGTTTCCTTTCAAAGCCGGGCGATTGATTATGGGAACCGGCTTCGACAAGCAGGTCACCGATCCTCTACGATCAAAGCAGCAACCAGCCCACCCTTCGTATCGATGGCGACCGCATCACCCGCTTCGAATTCGACGCCATGGGTTGCCTGGTGAAAAGCCATGGCGACCAGTTAAACGATCACGGATGGAGCATTAAAAATGAACATACGAAAAACGTTTGATACTTTAGTAGAGAATGAGCCTTACATTGATCTCGATGTATTTCTGGATACTTACGAAACATTCGAAGAATTCCCACTGATCTCAAGATACATAAAACTAGTAAAGCTAGGGGCTGACTTAAAGGAAATCGAAGCCTCAAACATCCTTATAAGCACAGCATTCTTTGTACTCAACTCTGCATTACTACATATGCGAAACAAAGGCTACGACCTCAGGGAGCGCTTTCTGGCTATCTCCTACACGAACTTTGACTTTTCAAGCAGAACCGAACCTCCAATACCTAATTTTTTTGTTAACTCAAACTCCACAATGGATGACTTTTCAAATAAATTTAAGTCAAAACAAAAATCAGACGCATCATTGGAAACAAAATTGGTTCAAGGGCAGTTCGAGTCATGTGGACTTAGCCCGTTATTCACATTTTATGAAAGCCGTTTTTTTGATCCTACCTGCAATGAGGACATTGTCAGAGTTTATGCGATTCTAAATTAACACCTTAAACAGGCCTCACCTCACTTCGACGATGGAAACACCACCATGACAA of the Pseudomonas asiatica genome contains:
- a CDS encoding FHA domain-containing protein, translated to MSTNVLSPSVTLTVLNPEKLLHGSEPRHRFDRAGGSIGSQGAWRLHDRGVRILPVHCEIGWHEGHFCIIDHSGKSFMNGSDTQLLSGTPVRLRHNDRLQMGDYQIAIHLKGLFAPVV
- the tssM gene encoding type VI secretion system membrane subunit TssM, which gives rise to MSPSHTYQVYPQPNSSSRCEVEDPCLVYLQAQQRSLDSSLARLRDSQGGRGHRYDVPWYLILGEQNAGKSSFVSRSDQRFALARTDGATQRASTDPDLAFGIDWWVGDDAVLIDPPGEFISQPERPAYVVKPIKEEGGENNTLPVVQEAALKGRELAEPTGLPAGVERRLWRHMIGWLAQNRSRRPLNGVVLLVDMVNLFGRSAKARRDLALMLRARLTELGGELGTRLPLYVVMSKFDLLDGFEELFAALPAREREEVQGFTFTLGSVKDFDAWLQELEGAYQGFLGRLARQLMSATVGAPGTTGKSACSLLRELSGAQEMLLNFLGDVLVSDRYSTPPLVRGLYFSSVYQRGEVRNLLADASARAFAFATPALSTKPQGTSVVYFAQRLLQRVVYPEAGLAGDNRKVARRKGRLLKGGAVAASVCGLAMAGGWAYFYSVNRDKAEQVLEKSLAFSDTSTDAKDDLTGRSLLLPLNEIRDAVSLYGDYRSGWSVFTDMGLYQGKAIGPQVDQAYLNALAQRFLPVIAGGVAASVKQAAPGSDEQLAALRVYRMIEDRGNRRAEMVEQWMAREWQRAYPGQGQLQAALMRHLRYALAYADVELPEYRKVVAQAQQQLRKLPLAERVYIGLRQQAREQLHGELDLRNEIGPAFDIVYRPLAERDHQAAVDGNLSLPPLLTATGFRDYFDQHSQNVADLALVDQWVLGERRSLDYSDMDRQALAERLRALYSADYIDSWRRVLNQFSVAEFSDLAHALGVLEQVSGPAAPIRRLLETVRSNTLIYPQAADSEKDSKADPQVRMQAMGIYRSFAGLSGMLDVRGDKPSYHDETLQAISAVHDYLKAVQDSPDRGKAALALVLSRFSETAPDPIRNLQRIATGLPEPLNRHVRQLAEQTSQVLMVMALRELEQRWDAEVYSVYQERLASRYPIDPAGPDVSLKDFEAFFGPQGQLKRFQDQYLAVFLEDNLDALYSRADEGYLVRPEVMVQLKQAEAIRNAFFDNRGELNVSFGLEPLAISGGLRGSVFDLDGQLHAFADRGKEPIGMTWPGPAGESGHSRVTLVQVAGTTVSLGYHGPWSLYRLLSRGGLNARTSTSIDLGFMIAGDTARYKVHTTGANNPFRCMAI
- a CDS encoding Imm15 family immunity protein; the protein is MNIRKTFDTLVENEPYIDLDVFLDTYETFEEFPLISRYIKLVKLGADLKEIEASNILISTAFFVLNSALLHMRNKGYDLRERFLAISYTNFDFSSRTEPPIPNFFVNSNSTMDDFSNKFKSKQKSDASLETKLVQGQFESCGLSPLFTFYESRFFDPTCNEDIVRVYAILN
- the tssG gene encoding type VI secretion system baseplate subunit TssG yields the protein MEKPVVLHAAGQVDIALESAHQYAYFQLLELLYHVHDDDLEQRPLARETRRRLRLEVSPSLSFPVADVLRADRLKDDRYRIQASFLGLHGTDSPLPTYYLDEIAYENAHGIGLRPAFLNFFNHRLHTLLHQGWRKYRYYVRFQADAKDGFSRYVFALIGLDDSALRGATPLPWSRLLSFVGMIASRSRSPGMVAGMIAHCFDLQQVAIREFEKRTVSIPTSQRNCLGARNYQLGNNFLVGDSIESRSSKFTIVIAGLNQQQFREFLPSGDNYQRLARLVEFLLRDVGAYDLELRMCAKQAPPFSLRAEHGTHLGWTSFIANRNDPTPPPVRITVRT
- a CDS encoding RHS repeat domain-containing protein, which produces MSNHVVELLRQPVYVFPYDIDKDPVWLHKPMPKAFDAMAWYQCDQLGTPMELTGEDGEIAWSGRYKAWGLAEEQRSDGAKWAEIRNPLRFQGQYWDVETGLHYNRYRYYAPEIGRFIVRDPISFIGGLNTYAYASNPIEWIDPFGLAGNRANRRAGAILQEIDSKGGGHANSRHGAGTTLAQQEHRALTGIPPDCPCIKNPKPTDSTRFLSNIDQLDAIQRGNAKMNSTGSNSTMLNMNRIIGEGYRAGGGNREETSRAVIVRKNNQLLTAYPKL